One Parvularculales bacterium DNA segment encodes these proteins:
- a CDS encoding replication initiation protein gives MNLGKINEVIKASPAIQIQSKISLLQRRAWNVLLANAYNELLDKDIHSVSLVELATKLRLGTGNQDYLKGVLRSLRFCEVEWNLLNKDNKQVWGVASLLASAEIENGICTYGFAPHLRLKLHNPRVYAKLNLRLQNQFTSQYALVLWEVCFDYFDADRDQGETPFIPLEMFRELLGIKSDEYPAFSIFNRAVIKPAIKEINEVTDYFVEVEQKRIGRKVAHLKFRITRVKKLPAQESFFPDIENLPRVAVELVQAEIDRKVALQIATAAWDFVNPEKVPSPGSYPDFLGYVAEKLEMSVDAVGVKNRSGYIVEAIRENYQDPELQKRRAERAEKAKQKELEDLTTEYNAKRNNILRQVVHAQPELVEAAAERVQSYIVRQRLVEQPSAMAAYQKGGMVAAEINAILAAEFCQDLLAPVVAAYEDERDRILG, from the coding sequence ATGAACTTAGGAAAAATCAATGAAGTTATTAAAGCAAGTCCGGCGATACAAATCCAGAGCAAGATCTCGCTTTTGCAACGGCGGGCGTGGAACGTCCTACTCGCAAATGCTTACAACGAGCTCTTAGATAAGGACATCCATAGTGTCAGTCTCGTTGAACTTGCTACGAAGCTCAGACTCGGCACTGGGAATCAAGACTATCTGAAAGGCGTGTTACGGTCACTTCGCTTTTGTGAGGTGGAGTGGAATTTGCTGAACAAAGACAACAAGCAGGTCTGGGGGGTTGCGAGTCTATTGGCATCCGCGGAGATAGAAAACGGTATCTGCACCTACGGGTTCGCCCCACATCTGCGCTTAAAACTTCACAACCCACGCGTCTACGCCAAGTTGAACCTACGCCTGCAGAACCAATTCACGAGTCAATATGCGTTGGTTTTATGGGAAGTGTGTTTTGATTACTTTGATGCGGATCGAGACCAGGGTGAAACCCCGTTCATCCCTCTTGAAATGTTTAGAGAGTTGTTAGGTATCAAAAGCGACGAATATCCAGCGTTTAGTATATTCAACCGAGCTGTTATCAAGCCCGCCATCAAGGAAATTAACGAGGTAACAGACTATTTCGTTGAGGTTGAACAGAAACGGATCGGACGCAAGGTTGCCCATCTGAAGTTTCGTATCACGCGAGTCAAGAAACTCCCCGCTCAGGAGTCGTTTTTTCCAGACATAGAGAACCTGCCACGTGTGGCTGTCGAACTTGTGCAAGCCGAGATTGATCGGAAAGTGGCATTGCAGATCGCTACTGCGGCGTGGGATTTTGTGAATCCTGAAAAGGTGCCGTCGCCCGGCAGCTATCCCGATTTTCTGGGGTATGTCGCCGAGAAGCTTGAGATGTCGGTGGATGCGGTGGGCGTGAAAAATCGTTCGGGGTATATCGTTGAGGCGATCCGTGAGAACTATCAGGATCCGGAGCTCCAGAAACGACGCGCCGAGCGCGCTGAAAAAGCCAAACAAAAAGAACTTGAGGACCTGACGACGGAATACAACGCTAAGCGGAACAACATCCTGCGTCAAGTTGTCCATGCGCAGCCGGAACTCGTTGAAGCCGCTGCGGAGAGAGTCCAGTCTTACATTGTCCGTCAACGTCTTGTTGAACAGCCGTCTGCGATGGCGGCGTATCAGAAGGGCGGGATGGTGGCGGCGGAGATCAATGCCATCCTTGCTGCGGAGTTCTGTCAGGACTTGCTCGCGCCGGTGGTTGCGGCATACGAGGATGAGAGGGACAGGATATTGGGATAG
- a CDS encoding replication initiation protein has protein sequence MNNLSKINEVIKASPAIQIQSRISLLQRRAWNVLLANAYNELPDKEIHSVSVVELAAKLGFGDGNQEYLKEMLRSLRSCEVEWNLLNKDNKQEWGVAGLLAEVRIVDGMCFYQFPHTLRLKLHNPRVYAKLNLRLQNQFSSRYALILWEVCFDYFDTGRDQGETPFVPLGTFRELMGLQADEYTTFKSLNQWVIKPAIKEINDLTNYHVEVEQKRIGRRIGELKFRITKVKQLPVQESLFPDIENLSPVAVELVQAEIDRKVALKIATQDWDFVNPEKVPKPGTYPDFLGYVAEKLEMSVDAMGVKNRAGYIVEAIRENYEDPELQKRRAERTEKAKQKELEDLTTEYNAKRNTLLRQVVHADPGLVDAAAERVQSYIVRQRLEAHDTALAAYQKGGMVAAEINAILAAEFCQALLAPVVAAYEDEKVRILER, from the coding sequence ATGAACAACCTATCGAAAATCAATGAAGTTATCAAGGCGAGTCCGGCTATCCAAATCCAGAGCAGGATTTCACTTTTACAGCGGCGTGCGTGGAACGTGTTGCTCGCAAATGCCTATAACGAGCTCCCAGATAAGGAAATCCATAGTGTCAGTGTGGTTGAATTAGCGGCGAAACTCGGATTCGGCGATGGGAATCAGGAGTACCTCAAAGAGATGTTACGGTCACTGCGTTCTTGTGAGGTTGAATGGAATCTGCTGAACAAAGACAACAAACAGGAGTGGGGCGTTGCGGGGCTATTAGCCGAGGTGCGTATTGTTGATGGTATGTGCTTCTATCAGTTCCCGCACACATTACGCCTGAAGCTCCACAATCCACGCGTTTATGCCAAACTCAACCTGCGTTTGCAGAACCAATTCTCCAGCCGATACGCCCTCATTTTATGGGAGGTTTGTTTCGATTACTTCGATACCGGGCGGGACCAAGGCGAAACGCCCTTCGTTCCGCTCGGAACCTTCCGGGAGTTGATGGGTTTGCAAGCCGATGAGTATACAACATTTAAGTCCTTAAATCAGTGGGTCATCAAACCCGCCATCAAAGAGATCAACGACTTAACGAACTACCACGTTGAGGTAGAACAGAAGCGGATCGGACGGCGGATCGGTGAACTGAAGTTCCGTATTACGAAAGTCAAGCAACTGCCGGTTCAGGAGTCGCTCTTCCCCGATATAGAGAACCTCTCACCGGTCGCCGTTGAACTCGTCCAGGCAGAGATTGATCGGAAAGTGGCATTGAAAATTGCCACACAGGACTGGGATTTTGTGAATCCCGAAAAGGTGCCGAAACCTGGCACGTATCCCGATTTTCTGGGGTATGTCGCTGAGAAACTTGAGATGTCGGTGGATGCGATGGGTGTCAAGAATCGTGCGGGGTATATCGTCGAAGCCATCCGTGAGAACTATGAGGATCCCGAACTCCAGAAACGACGCGCCGAGCGCACTGAAAAAGCCAAACAGAAGGAACTTGAGGACCTGACGACGGAATACAACGCTAAGCGGAATACGCTCCTGCGTCAGGTTGTCCACGCCGATCCGGGACTCGTCGATGCCGCCGCAGAGAGAGTCCAGTCTTACATTGTCCGTCAACGCCTTGAAGCGCACGATACGGCTCTCGCGGCGTATCAGAAAGGCGGGATGGTGGCGGCGGAGATCAACGCTATCCTTGCCGCAGAGTTCTGTCAGGCGTTGCTGGCGCCGGTGGTTGCGGCATACGAGGATGAGAAGGTCAGGATTTTGGAAAGGTAG
- a CDS encoding STAS domain-containing protein, which yields MTTQIRQQNGISILELKGKIVGTSVSELRKVLLPEVEGADAPRVLLNFENVRMIDSSGLGVLIEAHIVAKRRKGRMGAVHIGKHIKNLIVVHRLVHIFEHFDSEDDAVSALSA from the coding sequence ATGACAACGCAAATTCGCCAGCAAAATGGCATTTCGATTTTGGAACTGAAAGGAAAGATTGTCGGAACCTCCGTATCAGAGTTACGGAAAGTCCTGTTGCCAGAGGTAGAGGGGGCGGATGCCCCGCGTGTCCTTCTTAACTTCGAGAATGTTCGTATGATTGATTCTTCAGGGCTCGGGGTGCTTATAGAGGCACATATCGTTGCCAAACGCAGAAAGGGTCGCATGGGTGCCGTTCATATCGGCAAACACATTAAGAACCTGATTGTTGTGCATCGGCTTGTTCATATTTTTGAACATTTTGACAGTGAAGACGATGCGGTTTCGGCATTGTCTGCCTGA
- a CDS encoding ribbon-helix-helix domain-containing protein: MPHPKTDLKTLLEQNGQMETPQETQSDPEPQPKPKRKTPVAASREGKVVMQGHFSKHVHTQMRMLCIETDKSIQELLEEAVNALFTLHNKPPI, encoded by the coding sequence ATGCCGCACCCCAAAACCGATTTGAAAACTTTGCTCGAGCAAAATGGGCAGATGGAAACACCACAGGAAACGCAATCCGATCCGGAGCCCCAACCGAAACCGAAAAGAAAGACACCCGTGGCTGCATCGCGAGAAGGTAAAGTGGTGATGCAGGGGCATTTCAGTAAACACGTGCATACCCAGATGAGAATGTTATGTATCGAAACGGATAAGTCGATTCAGGAGCTCCTCGAAGAGGCTGTCAACGCGCTTTTCACGCTCCATAACAAACCGCCGATATAG
- a CDS encoding replication initiation protein, which translates to MNLAKINEVIKASPAIQVQSKMSLLQRRAWNVLLANAYNELPNKDIHSVGMVELAAKLGFGEGNQAYLKEMLKSLVDCTVEWNLLNKDNKQVWGVASLLASAEIENGVCLYEFARPLRLKLYNPRVYAKLNLRLQNQFSSKYALILWELCFDYFDTERDQGETPFIPLETFRELMGIEADEYRTFKALNRNVIKPAIKEINDLTDYHVEVEQKRLGRRIAELKFRITRVKQLPVQESLFPDIENLPPVAIELIQAKIDQKVALRIAAAEWDFITPEKLPKPGTYPDFLSYISEKLEMSVDAVGVKNRGGYIVEAIRENYQDPELQKRRAERTERAKEKELEDLTTEFNAKRNTILRQVVHADPGLVDAAAERVQSYIVRQRLEAHDTALAAYQNGGMVAAEINAILAEEFCQALLAPVVAAYEDEKVRILR; encoded by the coding sequence ATGAACTTAGCGAAAATCAATGAAGTTATCAAAGCAAGCCCAGCGATTCAAGTCCAGAGCAAGATGTCGCTGCTCCAACGGCGTGCGTGGAACGTGTTGCTCGCCAATGCCTACAACGAGCTTCCAAATAAAGACATTCATAGTGTGGGCATGGTTGAACTCGCGGCGAAACTTGGGTTCGGGGAGGGCAATCAAGCCTACCTCAAGGAAATGTTGAAGTCGCTGGTCGATTGCACGGTAGAATGGAATCTGCTGAACAAAGACAACAAACAGGTCTGGGGGGTTGCCTCACTGTTGGCATCCGCAGAGATAGAAAACGGTGTCTGTTTGTATGAGTTCGCAAGGCCACTGCGCTTGAAACTCTACAACCCGCGCGTCTACGCCAAGTTGAACCTGCGTCTCCAAAATCAGTTCTCCAGTAAATACGCCCTCATTCTCTGGGAACTGTGTTTCGACTACTTCGATACAGAGCGAGATCAAGGCGAAACACCTTTCATTCCGCTCGAAACTTTCCGGGAGTTGATGGGTATCGAGGCGGATGAGTATCGAACTTTTAAAGCACTCAACCGAAATGTTATCAAACCCGCCATCAAGGAGATCAACGATTTGACGGACTATCATGTTGAGGTGGAACAGAAACGCCTCGGACGTCGGATTGCCGAGTTGAAGTTCCGTATCACGCGCGTCAAGCAGCTGCCGGTTCAAGAGTCGTTGTTCCCGGATATAGAGAACTTGCCGCCGGTGGCGATTGAACTCATCCAAGCGAAGATCGATCAGAAAGTCGCGCTACGAATCGCTGCTGCTGAATGGGATTTTATTACACCTGAAAAGTTGCCGAAACCTGGCACGTATCCCGATTTTCTGTCCTACATTTCTGAAAAGCTTGAGATGTCGGTGGATGCGGTGGGCGTCAAGAATCGTGGGGGGTATATCGTTGAGGCGATCCGTGAGAACTATCAGGACCCCGAACTCCAGAAACGCCGCGCCGAGCGCACTGAAAGAGCCAAAGAAAAAGAACTTGAGGACCTAACGACGGAATTCAACGCTAAGCGGAATACCATTCTCCGTCAGGTTGTCCATGCCGATCCTGGACTTGTGGATGCCGCCGCAGAGAGAGTCCAGTCTTACATTGTCCGTCAACGCCTTGAAGCGCACGATACGGCTCTCGCGGCGTATCAGAACGGCGGGATGGTGGCGGCGGAGATCAATGCGATTCTTGCTGAAGAGTTCTGTCAGGCGTTGCTGGCGCCGGTGGTTGCGGCATACGAGGATGAGAAGGTCAGGATTTTGCGATAG
- a CDS encoding ParA family protein yields the protein MKTLAVLSQKGGTGKTTIAVHLAVEASRNGKTVALIDLDPQASAAKWSDTRSDETPIVISAHATRLPQVLHTAEQGGVDLAIIDTSPNTDSTSLNAAEMANLALIPSRDARFDLEAISSTIKIGKMADVEMRVIFNAVKARSSMLYKAKRAVEVYGVPTAPCVLRDRVAFSHAVVDGKTAQEFEPSGKASNEVRALYRYVMKELEI from the coding sequence ATGAAAACCTTAGCAGTCCTATCACAGAAGGGCGGCACCGGGAAAACGACAATAGCCGTCCATCTTGCGGTGGAGGCATCGCGTAACGGCAAGACTGTCGCTTTGATAGACCTTGATCCGCAGGCGTCCGCGGCGAAATGGAGTGATACCCGAAGCGACGAAACACCGATTGTCATTTCTGCCCATGCCACTCGGCTGCCACAAGTGCTCCACACTGCCGAGCAAGGCGGTGTGGACCTCGCTATTATTGATACCTCTCCGAATACCGATTCAACTTCTCTGAATGCCGCAGAAATGGCGAACCTTGCGCTGATTCCGAGCCGTGATGCTCGGTTTGATCTTGAGGCGATCAGCTCAACAATTAAAATTGGGAAAATGGCGGATGTTGAGATGCGAGTGATTTTCAACGCCGTCAAGGCACGGAGCAGTATGCTGTACAAAGCCAAGCGCGCCGTTGAGGTGTATGGTGTACCGACGGCACCATGTGTCCTCAGGGACCGCGTTGCTTTTTCGCATGCTGTCGTTGATGGGAAAACCGCCCAGGAGTTTGAACCCTCTGGCAAAGCATCCAACGAGGTGCGCGCCTTGTACAGATATGTCATGAAGGAATTGGAGATATAA